A window of the Halopseudomonas phragmitis genome harbors these coding sequences:
- a CDS encoding aldehyde dehydrogenase, whose amino-acid sequence MKLERFQMCIDGQWVDALSGNTFESLNPAVAEPWAVLPDADEADVERAVQAAQRAFENPAWRGLNATARGKLLRRLGDLIAENKEHLAQLESRDNGKLIRETRGQVGYLPEFFHYTAGLADKLEGGTLPLDKPDLFAYTVHEPLGVVAGIIPWNSPLYLTAIKLAPALAAGNTIVLKPSEHASATILELARLALEAGIPAGVVNVVTGFGPSTGAALTRHPLVRKVAFTGGTATARHVVRSSAENFAKLSLELGGKSPNIIFADADLDSAINGVVAGIYAASGQSCVAGSRLLVQDEIYDQFVERLIERAKRIRIGNPQDETSEMGPLATAQQLEVVEGLVADAQAEGARLRLGGKRANIDSQGWYYEPTLFECDSNSMKIMQEEVFGPVASVIRFKTEAQALAIANDSQFGLAAGIWTRDLGRAHRLARDVRSGIIWVNTYRAVSAMAPIGGFGNSGYGRESGIDSVLAYTELKTVWINLSQQPMPDPFVMR is encoded by the coding sequence ATGAAGCTGGAACGTTTTCAGATGTGCATCGACGGCCAGTGGGTCGATGCTCTGTCCGGCAACACCTTTGAGAGTCTGAATCCGGCTGTGGCCGAGCCTTGGGCGGTCCTGCCCGATGCCGATGAAGCCGATGTCGAGCGCGCCGTCCAGGCCGCTCAGCGGGCTTTCGAGAACCCGGCCTGGCGCGGGCTGAACGCTACTGCCCGGGGCAAGTTGCTGCGCCGTCTGGGCGACCTGATCGCCGAGAATAAGGAACACCTGGCGCAACTGGAAAGCCGCGACAACGGCAAGCTGATCCGCGAAACCCGCGGTCAGGTTGGTTATCTGCCAGAGTTTTTCCATTACACCGCCGGCCTGGCCGACAAGCTTGAAGGTGGCACCCTGCCGCTGGACAAGCCCGACCTGTTTGCCTACACCGTGCACGAACCGCTGGGCGTAGTGGCCGGGATCATTCCCTGGAACAGCCCGCTGTATCTGACCGCGATCAAGCTGGCCCCGGCCCTGGCCGCCGGCAACACCATTGTGCTCAAGCCCTCCGAGCACGCCTCGGCCACCATTCTCGAACTGGCGCGTCTGGCGCTTGAAGCCGGGATTCCGGCCGGAGTGGTGAACGTGGTTACCGGCTTTGGCCCAAGCACCGGTGCCGCCCTGACCCGCCACCCGCTGGTGCGCAAGGTTGCCTTCACCGGCGGCACCGCGACCGCCCGTCATGTGGTGCGCAGCAGCGCCGAGAACTTCGCCAAGCTGTCGCTGGAGCTGGGCGGCAAGTCGCCCAACATCATCTTTGCCGATGCCGATCTGGACAGCGCCATCAATGGCGTGGTGGCCGGTATCTATGCCGCCTCCGGACAAAGCTGCGTGGCCGGCTCCAGATTGCTGGTACAGGACGAAATCTATGACCAGTTCGTCGAACGCCTGATTGAGCGGGCCAAGCGTATCCGCATCGGCAACCCGCAGGACGAAACCAGCGAAATGGGACCGCTGGCTACCGCCCAGCAGTTGGAGGTGGTCGAAGGCCTGGTTGCCGACGCTCAGGCCGAGGGCGCTCGACTGCGCCTGGGGGGCAAGCGCGCAAACATCGACAGCCAAGGCTGGTATTACGAGCCAACCCTGTTCGAATGCGACAGCAACTCGATGAAGATCATGCAGGAAGAAGTCTTTGGCCCGGTTGCCTCGGTAATCCGCTTCAAGACTGAAGCCCAAGCCCTGGCTATTGCCAACGACTCGCAGTTCGGCCTGGCCGCCGGCATCTGGACCCGCGACCTGGGTCGCGCCCACCGCCTGGCTCGGGACGTGCGCTCAGGAATCATCTGGGTCAACACCTACCGGGCGGTCTCGGCCATGGCGCCGATTGGCGGCTTCGGCAACAGCGGCTATGGCCGCGAGAGCGGGATCGATTCGGTCCTGGCCTACACCGAACTCAAGACGGTCTGGATCAATCTGTCGCAACAGCCGATGCCCGACCCCTTTGTCATGCGTTAA
- a CDS encoding flavin reductase family protein: MIDPNVYKTVMGSFPSGVTVVTTLDTEGDIVGITASAFSALSLDPALVLFCPNYSSDTYPILRDSKRFAIHLLSAEQQTEAYAFAKKGKDKTAGIEWRMSELGNPLLDGATAIIECELWREYDGGDHAIIVGAIQNLIVPEDEVVPMIYHRGKLGALPAFA, encoded by the coding sequence ATGATCGATCCCAATGTCTACAAAACCGTAATGGGCTCCTTTCCCTCCGGTGTGACCGTGGTCACCACCCTGGACACGGAAGGCGATATCGTCGGCATCACCGCCAGCGCCTTCAGCGCCCTGTCGCTCGATCCGGCGCTGGTACTGTTCTGCCCCAATTACTCATCGGACACCTATCCGATTCTGCGCGACAGCAAGCGCTTCGCCATTCACCTGCTCAGCGCCGAGCAGCAGACCGAGGCCTACGCCTTTGCCAAGAAAGGCAAGGACAAGACCGCCGGCATCGAGTGGCGCATGAGCGAGCTGGGCAACCCGCTGCTGGATGGTGCCACCGCCATCATCGAGTGCGAACTGTGGCGCGAGTATGACGGTGGCGATCACGCCATTATCGTCGGCGCGATCCAGAATCTGATCGTCCCCGAAGACGAGGTGGTGCCGATGATCTACCACCGCGGCAAGCTCGGCGCCCTGCCCGCGTTCGCCTGA
- a CDS encoding NAD-dependent succinate-semialdehyde dehydrogenase has translation MNPLFRQQAFIDGQWLDAQNGATTTITNPANGQAIGQVPNMGATETRQAIAAANRAWPAWRALTAKERSTLLRRWHALMLEQADALAELLTLEQGKPLAEAKGEILYAASFIEWFAEEAKRIYGDTIPSHKSNARIIVSKQPIGVVAAITPWNFPAAMITRKVGPALAAGCPCIIKPAPETPFTALALAALAEQAGIPAGIINVITGDAVAIGGELTASADVRKLSFTGSTPIGKLLMAQSADTLKKVSLELGGNAPFIVFDDADIDRAVEGALIAKFRNAGQTCVCVNRFLVQSGVYDTFAQRLAERVAAFTIGDGFGDGVSIGPLINERAVSKVEDHVQDALSKGAKRLCGGERHPLGHGFFQPTVLADVSADMKVASEETFGPLAALFRFDTEEQAIAMANATEYGLAAYCYTRDLGRAWRLSEALEYGMVGINEGLISTEVAPFGGIKSSGLGREGSKYGIEDYLEIKYTLMGGL, from the coding sequence ATGAACCCACTGTTTCGCCAACAGGCCTTTATCGATGGCCAGTGGCTGGATGCCCAGAACGGCGCCACCACCACGATCACCAATCCGGCCAACGGTCAGGCCATCGGTCAGGTGCCCAACATGGGAGCCACAGAAACCCGTCAGGCGATTGCCGCCGCTAACCGGGCCTGGCCAGCCTGGCGGGCGTTGACCGCCAAGGAGCGCAGCACCCTGCTGCGCCGCTGGCATGCACTGATGCTTGAGCAGGCCGACGCCCTGGCCGAGCTGCTGACCCTGGAACAGGGCAAGCCGCTGGCCGAGGCCAAGGGTGAAATTCTCTATGCCGCCAGCTTTATCGAGTGGTTTGCCGAAGAGGCCAAGCGCATCTATGGCGATACTATCCCCAGCCACAAGTCCAATGCCCGGATCATCGTCAGCAAGCAGCCCATCGGCGTGGTGGCGGCAATCACCCCCTGGAACTTCCCCGCGGCAATGATCACCCGCAAGGTTGGTCCGGCGCTGGCCGCTGGCTGTCCATGCATCATCAAACCGGCGCCGGAAACCCCGTTCACCGCTCTGGCCCTAGCAGCGCTGGCCGAGCAGGCCGGGATTCCGGCCGGCATTATCAACGTGATCACCGGCGATGCGGTCGCTATTGGTGGCGAGCTGACCGCCAGCGCCGATGTCCGCAAGCTGTCGTTCACCGGCTCGACGCCGATCGGCAAGCTGCTGATGGCACAAAGTGCCGATACCCTGAAAAAGGTTTCGCTGGAACTCGGCGGCAACGCGCCGTTCATCGTCTTCGATGACGCCGATATCGACCGCGCGGTCGAGGGCGCGCTGATCGCCAAGTTCCGTAACGCCGGGCAGACCTGCGTCTGCGTCAATCGCTTTCTGGTGCAGAGCGGCGTCTATGACACCTTTGCCCAGCGGCTGGCAGAGCGGGTGGCGGCCTTCACCATCGGCGACGGCTTCGGCGATGGCGTCAGCATTGGCCCGCTGATCAACGAGCGTGCGGTCAGCAAGGTCGAGGATCATGTTCAGGATGCGCTGAGCAAGGGTGCCAAGCGGCTGTGCGGTGGCGAGCGCCATCCGCTCGGGCATGGTTTCTTCCAGCCTACCGTGCTGGCTGACGTCAGCGCTGACATGAAGGTGGCCAGCGAGGAAACCTTCGGTCCGCTGGCCGCGCTGTTCCGCTTCGACACCGAGGAACAGGCCATTGCCATGGCCAACGCCACCGAATACGGACTGGCAGCCTACTGCTATACCCGCGACCTGGGCCGCGCCTGGCGCCTGTCCGAAGCGCTGGAATATGGCATGGTCGGCATCAACGAAGGGCTGATTTCCACCGAAGTAGCGCCCTTTGGCGGCATCAAGTCCTCAGGACTGGGCCGCGAAGGGTCGAAATACGGTATCGAAGACTACCTGGAAATCAAATACACCCTGATGGGCGGGCTTTAA
- a CDS encoding carboxymuconolactone decarboxylase family protein: MSNEKYTRGLEIRTQVLGQEYVDKSLQNADEFSRPLQELVTEYCWGHVWGREGLSLKERSMINLAMISALNRPHELKLHIRGALRNGLSPEQIREILLQVGIYCGVPAAVDSFRIAREALAEADNEAQG, encoded by the coding sequence ATGAGCAACGAAAAATACACCCGCGGTCTGGAGATTCGCACCCAGGTTCTGGGCCAGGAATACGTCGATAAGTCGCTGCAGAACGCCGATGAGTTCAGCCGCCCACTGCAGGAACTGGTCACCGAGTACTGCTGGGGCCATGTCTGGGGCCGCGAAGGCTTATCCCTGAAAGAACGCAGCATGATAAACTTGGCCATGATTTCGGCGCTGAACCGGCCCCATGAGCTGAAACTGCACATTCGCGGTGCCCTGCGTAACGGCCTGAGCCCTGAGCAAATCCGTGAAATTCTGTTGCAGGTCGGCATCTACTGTGGCGTACCGGCTGCGGTCGACAGCTTCCGCATCGCCCGTGAGGCGCTTGCCGAGGCCGACAACGAGGCCCAGGGCTGA
- a CDS encoding GntR family transcriptional regulator translates to MKRLPLDDTFKINRTPVTLREIVLDKLRGAILNFQLLPGDRLVERDLCERLGVSRTSVREALRHLESEGLVEFDGSKGPRVAIITLEDARDIYELRCVLEGLIVQLFTLNAKAKDIRALERALEENRKVLESGNLQQVLDSVQGFYDVLLEGSGNQIAAAQLRLLQARISYLRATSVSQANRRDASNHEMERIVEAIKSGDPMVAHQASVDHVRAAAKVALEYLKSKQGEQGDMREFVTPIALKEPRIGR, encoded by the coding sequence ATGAAACGCCTGCCACTCGACGATACTTTCAAGATCAATCGCACCCCCGTGACCCTGCGCGAAATCGTGCTGGATAAACTGCGCGGGGCTATCCTCAATTTCCAGTTGCTGCCCGGCGACCGGCTGGTGGAGCGTGATCTGTGTGAACGCCTGGGCGTAAGCCGCACCTCGGTACGCGAAGCCTTGCGCCACCTCGAGTCCGAAGGGCTGGTGGAGTTCGACGGCAGCAAGGGACCGCGCGTCGCTATCATCACCCTGGAAGATGCCCGCGACATCTACGAGCTGCGCTGCGTGCTCGAAGGGCTGATCGTGCAGTTGTTCACTCTCAACGCCAAGGCCAAGGACATTCGCGCCCTGGAACGCGCACTGGAAGAAAACCGCAAGGTGCTGGAAAGTGGCAACCTGCAACAGGTGCTGGATTCGGTGCAGGGCTTCTACGACGTGCTGCTCGAAGGCTCGGGCAACCAGATCGCTGCCGCCCAGTTACGCCTGCTGCAGGCCCGGATCAGCTACCTGCGCGCCACCTCGGTCTCCCAGGCCAATCGCCGGGACGCCAGTAACCATGAGATGGAACGTATTGTTGAGGCGATCAAGAGCGGTGACCCGATGGTTGCCCACCAAGCCTCGGTCGACCACGTCCGCGCTGCTGCCAAGGTGGCTCTTGAGTATCTCAAGTCCAAGCAGGGTGAGCAGGGAGACATGCGCGAGTTCGTTACCCCCATCGCTCTGAAAGAGCCCCGCATAGGACGCTAG
- a CDS encoding NUDIX hydrolase, with the protein MRTPRFCPQCGGSTLQRGLPPGDTHERLICMGCGYIHYENPKVITGCIIEQEGKYLLCQRAIAPQAGTWVLPAGFMENGETTEQAALREVWEESGVRAEILSPYSIFSVPKINEVYIIFRAIALEITGQYGPETATCRFFAPEDIPWDSIYYPAIRQILERYICERQAGVYGIYVGNDDTGMVHFIH; encoded by the coding sequence ATGCGTACGCCCCGCTTCTGCCCGCAATGCGGTGGGTCCACCCTGCAGCGCGGCCTACCGCCGGGTGATACCCATGAGCGGCTGATCTGCATGGGTTGTGGCTATATCCATTACGAGAACCCCAAAGTCATCACCGGCTGTATCATCGAGCAGGAAGGCAAGTACCTGCTGTGCCAACGAGCGATAGCGCCGCAGGCCGGCACCTGGGTGTTGCCGGCAGGGTTCATGGAGAATGGCGAAACCACTGAACAGGCGGCGCTACGCGAGGTCTGGGAAGAAAGCGGCGTGCGGGCTGAAATCCTCTCGCCCTACTCGATCTTCAGCGTGCCGAAGATCAACGAGGTCTACATCATCTTCCGCGCCATCGCCCTGGAAATCACTGGCCAGTATGGCCCTGAGACCGCCACCTGCCGGTTTTTCGCTCCCGAGGATATCCCCTGGGACAGCATCTACTACCCGGCCATCCGACAGATTCTCGAGCGCTACATCTGTGAACGCCAGGCTGGCGTCTATGGCATCTACGTCGGGAATGACGACACCGGCATGGTGCACTTCATTCACTGA
- a CDS encoding DUF1330 domain-containing protein, with amino-acid sequence MKAYWIAHVNVSNPDQYSEYIRLAPAAFAKYGARMLARGGRSEALEGRATPQRSVVIEFDSYEQAIACYHSAEYQQAKAQREGVAEAEVIIVEGL; translated from the coding sequence ATGAAGGCTTATTGGATTGCCCACGTCAACGTCAGCAACCCTGATCAGTACAGCGAATACATCCGCCTGGCGCCAGCGGCTTTCGCCAAGTATGGCGCACGTATGCTGGCTCGGGGTGGCCGGTCCGAGGCACTGGAGGGGCGAGCCACGCCACAGCGTAGCGTGGTGATCGAGTTCGATTCCTATGAGCAGGCTATCGCCTGTTACCACTCGGCCGAATACCAGCAGGCCAAGGCGCAGCGTGAAGGGGTGGCCGAGGCCGAGGTGATTATCGTCGAAGGTCTGTGA
- the ribBA gene encoding bifunctional 3,4-dihydroxy-2-butanone-4-phosphate synthase/GTP cyclohydrolase II, translating into MPFDRIEDIIEDFRQGKMVLLVDDEDRENEGDLLLAAEKCTTAAINFMAREARGLICLTLTEEHCQRLELSPMVPHNGSPFATAFTVSIEAAQGVTTGISAADRAHTVLTAVAPDARAEDLVQPGHIFPLRAREGGVLTRAGHTEAGCDLARLAGLTPAAVIVEVMNEDGTMARRPELEIFAKQHGIRIGTIADLIHYRLSTEHTVTRIGEREMPTVHGNFRLVTYEDRIEGGVHMAMVMGDIQREQPTLVRVHVIDPLRDLVGAEYTGPKNWTLWAALEKVAEVGHGVVVVLANNESSQALLERVPQLTQPRRPYNRSQSRIYSEVGTGAQILQDLGVGKLRHLGPPLKYAGLTGYDLEVVESIPFES; encoded by the coding sequence ATGCCATTCGACCGCATCGAAGACATCATTGAAGACTTCCGCCAGGGCAAGATGGTGCTGCTGGTTGACGACGAAGACCGCGAGAACGAAGGTGACCTGTTGCTGGCGGCGGAAAAATGCACCACCGCAGCGATCAACTTCATGGCCCGTGAGGCCCGCGGCCTGATCTGCCTGACCCTGACCGAGGAGCATTGCCAGCGCCTGGAACTCAGCCCCATGGTGCCGCATAACGGCAGCCCGTTCGCCACCGCGTTCACCGTCTCGATCGAAGCAGCCCAGGGCGTCACTACCGGCATTTCCGCCGCTGATCGGGCCCACACCGTTCTCACCGCGGTAGCACCGGATGCCCGCGCTGAAGATCTGGTGCAACCAGGACATATCTTCCCCCTGCGAGCCCGTGAAGGCGGAGTGCTGACCCGCGCCGGACACACGGAAGCCGGCTGCGACCTGGCCCGGCTGGCGGGCCTGACCCCAGCAGCGGTAATTGTCGAGGTCATGAACGAAGACGGCACCATGGCCCGACGACCCGAGCTGGAGATCTTCGCCAAGCAGCACGGCATCCGTATCGGCACCATCGCCGACCTGATCCATTACCGGCTTAGCACCGAGCACACCGTTACCCGTATTGGCGAGCGCGAAATGCCAACGGTGCATGGCAACTTCCGCCTGGTGACCTACGAGGACCGCATCGAAGGCGGCGTTCACATGGCGATGGTCATGGGCGATATCCAGCGTGAACAGCCGACCCTGGTGCGGGTCCATGTCATCGATCCGCTGCGCGATCTGGTTGGTGCCGAATACACCGGCCCGAAGAACTGGACCCTGTGGGCAGCGCTGGAAAAAGTCGCCGAGGTCGGTCATGGCGTCGTAGTGGTGCTGGCCAACAACGAATCGTCCCAGGCCCTGCTGGAACGGGTGCCGCAACTCACTCAGCCACGCCGGCCCTACAACCGCTCCCAGTCACGAATCTATTCCGAAGTCGGTACCGGGGCGCAGATTCTTCAGGACCTGGGCGTCGGCAAACTGCGCCACCTGGGCCCGCCACTGAAATACGCCGGCCTGACAGGCTACGATCTGGAAGTAGTGGAAAGCATCCCGTTCGAAAGTTGA
- a CDS encoding methyl-accepting chemotaxis protein: protein MSIRHKLIMTFAIIASLPVMLVALLVVLNLREAARDDFIDSSGREIRQVETAMQLFFEGISQNVEFLAAHPLLKNIDGEFKRYVDARSARQPEGEQDRAVFELFAGLAASHPAYAYVSLGTREGGYLFWPGDPNLSDYDPRTRPWYQRAMAEPGKAQRTEAYYWADDDVVLVSTVRSFSNRLGNQGGVVNIDVSLQQLTDIVRDIELGQSGYLMLIESNGTVLVDPRRPENNFRQLADLGPSYARLAAANGGSVEVELAGERYMANVYTSQALGWQFIGLIREQEVMAGATRLTWIIALIAALAAFAFAALGALSAGLITRPIQAVSNGLEGIAQGEGDLTTNLAVRGRDETAQLAGWFNQFLGAIRELVQRIAQAAGQIHSSSGSATQVSQELAEVAARQREAVDMVSTAFHEMVMTANEVARSCSQAANSADQGQSQAHAGQQQIDASVDSVGRLSGEIEQAAQAMQQLEQDSNAIQSILGTINAIAEQTNLLALNAAIEAARAGEQGRGFAVVADEVRALAKRTADSTEEIDDLLGRLAQRTQATARQMHSSLEVSQQTVSSISEARSSFELIREAVDRIRDMNTQIATAAEEQHQVAEDINRHISQIHGDSQQVAELADATRADAQTLTGLSDTLNSLVRRFKT, encoded by the coding sequence ATGAGCATCCGACACAAGCTCATCATGACGTTTGCGATCATTGCCAGTTTGCCGGTCATGCTGGTGGCGTTGCTGGTTGTACTGAACCTGCGTGAAGCCGCCAGAGATGATTTTATTGATAGCAGTGGGCGCGAAATCCGGCAGGTCGAAACCGCCATGCAGCTGTTTTTTGAGGGCATCAGTCAGAATGTTGAATTCCTAGCGGCGCATCCGCTGCTGAAGAACATTGACGGAGAGTTCAAGCGTTATGTCGATGCGCGCAGCGCCCGTCAGCCCGAAGGTGAGCAGGACCGGGCGGTGTTTGAGCTGTTTGCGGGGCTGGCCGCCAGCCATCCTGCCTATGCCTATGTGTCATTGGGAACGCGTGAAGGTGGCTACCTGTTCTGGCCCGGCGACCCCAATTTGAGCGACTACGATCCACGCACTCGGCCCTGGTATCAGCGGGCTATGGCCGAGCCGGGCAAGGCCCAGCGCACCGAAGCCTACTACTGGGCTGATGATGATGTGGTACTGGTCAGCACGGTGCGCAGCTTCTCCAACCGCCTGGGCAATCAGGGTGGAGTGGTCAATATCGACGTATCACTGCAGCAGCTTACCGATATCGTTCGTGATATCGAGTTGGGGCAGAGCGGTTATCTGATGTTGATCGAAAGTAACGGCACCGTACTGGTCGATCCGCGCCGGCCAGAGAACAACTTTCGTCAACTGGCCGATCTTGGGCCCAGTTATGCCAGGCTGGCAGCCGCCAACGGTGGTTCGGTCGAAGTGGAGTTGGCCGGCGAGCGCTATATGGCCAACGTCTATACCTCGCAGGCCCTGGGCTGGCAGTTCATTGGGCTGATCCGCGAGCAGGAGGTGATGGCCGGCGCAACCCGACTGACCTGGATCATTGCCCTGATTGCCGCCCTGGCCGCATTCGCTTTTGCCGCTCTGGGGGCCCTGAGTGCGGGCTTGATTACCCGGCCGATCCAGGCGGTTAGCAATGGGCTTGAGGGGATAGCTCAGGGGGAGGGCGATCTGACCACCAATCTGGCGGTGCGTGGCCGGGATGAAACCGCGCAACTGGCGGGCTGGTTCAACCAGTTTCTCGGCGCCATTCGCGAACTGGTGCAGCGTATCGCCCAGGCGGCCGGGCAAATCCACAGCAGCTCAGGCAGTGCCACTCAGGTGTCCCAGGAGCTGGCCGAGGTGGCGGCCCGACAGCGTGAGGCGGTGGATATGGTGTCGACCGCTTTCCATGAAATGGTGATGACCGCCAATGAGGTGGCCCGCTCCTGCAGTCAGGCCGCCAACTCGGCCGATCAAGGGCAGAGTCAGGCGCATGCCGGGCAACAGCAGATCGATGCGTCGGTTGACAGCGTTGGCCGGTTGAGTGGCGAGATTGAACAGGCGGCTCAGGCAATGCAGCAACTGGAGCAGGACAGCAATGCCATCCAGTCGATTCTTGGCACCATCAATGCGATTGCCGAGCAGACCAACCTGTTGGCGCTCAATGCCGCGATTGAGGCTGCCCGGGCAGGTGAGCAAGGGCGTGGATTTGCCGTGGTGGCCGATGAGGTGCGGGCGCTGGCCAAGCGTACGGCCGACTCCACCGAAGAGATTGATGATTTGCTTGGTCGTCTGGCTCAGCGCACCCAGGCTACCGCCCGGCAGATGCACAGTAGCCTGGAGGTGTCCCAGCAGACGGTCAGCTCAATCAGCGAGGCGCGCTCGAGCTTCGAGCTGATTCGCGAGGCGGTGGACCGGATCCGCGATATGAATACCCAGATCGCCACAGCGGCTGAAGAGCAGCATCAGGTTGCCGAAGACATCAATCGCCACATCAGTCAGATCCACGGTGACTCACAGCAGGTGGCTGAACTGGCCGATGCCACCCGGGCCGATGCCCAGACCCTGACTGGTCTGTCGGATACTCTCAATAGTCTGGTTCGACGCTTCAAGACCTGA
- a CDS encoding LLM class flavin-dependent oxidoreductase: protein MKFSLFVHMERYDDQVSHRELFENLTELTLMAEAGGFSTVWIGEHHSMDYTIAPSPMPLLANLAACTTTIRLGAGTLIAPFWHPIRAAGECALLDVISNGRMEVGLARGAYQFEFDRMAGGMPATDGGQHLREMVPVIKALWQGDYAHDGALWKFPTSTSSPRPIQQPHPPVWIAARDPDSHNFAVKNGCNVMVTPLMKGDEEVVDLKNKFDTALANNPDVPRPQIMVLRHTFVHSPDQPDGWKIGAEGISRFYRTFDAWFGNKQIPVNGLLPPSPEEKFKERPEFELENIRKNTMVGTPDEIIARLRHYQELGVDEFSFWTDNTLSHEEKKKSLELFINHVVPAFR, encoded by the coding sequence ATGAAGTTTTCATTGTTCGTGCATATGGAGCGCTACGACGATCAGGTCAGCCACCGGGAGCTTTTTGAAAACCTCACCGAACTGACCCTGATGGCCGAAGCCGGTGGGTTCTCCACCGTCTGGATCGGCGAACACCACTCGATGGACTACACCATCGCCCCCAGCCCTATGCCGCTGCTGGCCAACCTCGCCGCTTGTACCACTACCATTCGCCTGGGTGCCGGCACTCTGATCGCCCCGTTCTGGCACCCCATTCGGGCTGCCGGCGAGTGCGCCCTGCTGGATGTGATCAGCAATGGCCGGATGGAAGTGGGTCTGGCCCGTGGCGCCTATCAGTTCGAGTTCGACCGCATGGCAGGCGGCATGCCGGCCACCGACGGCGGTCAGCATCTGCGTGAGATGGTGCCGGTGATCAAGGCACTCTGGCAGGGTGACTACGCTCACGATGGCGCGCTCTGGAAATTCCCGACCTCGACTTCCTCACCGCGCCCGATCCAGCAGCCGCATCCGCCGGTCTGGATTGCCGCACGCGATCCAGACTCGCACAACTTCGCGGTCAAGAATGGCTGCAACGTGATGGTCACCCCGCTGATGAAGGGCGATGAGGAAGTGGTCGACCTGAAGAACAAGTTCGACACCGCACTGGCCAACAATCCGGACGTCCCCCGCCCGCAGATCATGGTGCTGCGGCATACTTTTGTGCACAGTCCGGATCAGCCGGATGGCTGGAAAATCGGTGCTGAAGGCATCTCGCGCTTCTACCGCACCTTCGACGCCTGGTTCGGCAACAAGCAGATACCAGTCAACGGCCTGCTGCCGCCCAGCCCGGAAGAGAAGTTCAAGGAGCGCCCGGAGTTCGAACTGGAGAACATCCGCAAGAACACTATGGTCGGCACACCGGACGAGATCATTGCCCGCCTGCGTCACTATCAGGAACTGGGAGTGGACGAATTCAGCTTCTGGACCGACAACACCCTGTCGCACGAAGAGAAGAAGAAGTCACTCGAACTGTTCATCAACCACGTAGTGCCAGCGTTTCGCTGA